The segment GCATACTAAATTCAGAACAACGCCCACCCCCATAATTTTGAGGGTGCCAAATCGTTGAATCAAAGAGCCGGTAAAAAATCCGGGGGCAAACATACCAATCACATGCCACTCAAGCACAAGCGCAGTATCAGAAAATGGCAGCCCACAGATTTGCATGGCTAAGGGTGTGGCAGCCATCAAGAGGTTCATCACTCCGTATCCTAAGGAAGCGCCAATGATGGCGACCATAAAGACGGGCTGTCGCAAAATAGTCATGAGGTCTCTGCCAGCCGAGAGCGAATGCTGCGATTGAAACTCCTCGGGGAAGTGGATGAACTGCATGACGATGATGCCGATGAATCCAGCAATTGCTAGAGCGAGATAAGCGCCTAAGAATGCGGTATCAAAAACATTTTGGGTCCATGATGCTAGATTGGGACCAATCACAGCGCCCAAAATTCCGCCTGCGAGAACCCAAGAGACCGCCTTATCGCGTTGACTTGCGATGGTCAGCTCTGCCGCGGCAAAACGATACAACTGTCCATTGGCACTGTAATAGCCTGCAATTAAGGTTCCTAAAACTAAAAGCCAAAAGTTTTTGGAGATAGCGGCGTATGCACAGAGGAGCGCAGATAGGACTGCAACAAGAAGGCCCAGCTGAAAAGAGATCTTGCGACCCCACGCATTTTGAGTTTTGGCCACAATGGAGGTAGAGAATGCGCCACCAAGCACATAGCCCATTACGGGTAATGTCGCCATCCAGGCTTGCGGGCTCAAGCTGAGGCCAACTAACCCATTAATGGCTATAAAAGTCACATTATTGGTTAAAAACAAGCCCTGGCACAGGATCAGGAGTACGAGATTGCGGTTGAGCAGGGGGTGCTTGTTTGTCATGACCAGCAGTTTACGGGGTATTTAGATCAGGGATTGGCTTATCAAAACCCCCGAAACAGGTTTTTGCCACTACTTTGGTGCCCAAATATGCCTAAATTATGGGGGTCGATGATTTAAAATGGTGGTCTTGGTCCGGCGCGTATCAATACAGGAGATGCAGCCAAAAGCGCTTTGAGTGTGACGTGCGGATGCGGGAGAGTCTTGGCATAGGCCGATACCTAAAATTTACCAATATTGAGGAAACATCGATGGCTTCAGAGAAATCAAAGATCATTTACACGCTAACAGACGAAGCGCCACTTTTGGCGACTTGCGCATTTCTGCCAATTATTCGCACTTTTACAGCACCGGCTGGAGTGCAGGTTGTAGAAAGTGACATTTCTGTTGCGGCACGTATCTTGGCCGAGTTCTCTGATTGCCTTACTGCTGAGCAGAAGGTTCCTGATAATTTGGCAGAGCTTGGTCGCATGACTTTATTGCCAGATACCAACATCATCAAGTTGCCTAATATCAGCGCTTCCGTTCCTCAGCTACTTGCCGCTATTAAAGAATTGCAATCTAAGGGTTACAAGATTCCGGATTTCCCAGAAGACCCTCAGAATGATGCTGAGAAAGCCATTCGCTCGCGCTACTCTAAATGCTTGGGTAGTGCAGTAAACCCAGTATTACGTGAAGGTAACTCCGATCGCCGCGCACCCAATGCGGTAAAGCGCTATGCCCGCAAGAACCCTCACTCCATGGGCGTGTGGAGCCAGGCCTCCCGGACGCACGTATCGCATATGCATGGTGGCGACTTCTATGCAGGTGAGAAGTCAATGACTATGACTAAGGCATGTGACGTGAAGATGGACTTGGTCACAAAGAGTGGCAAAACCATTGTTCTTAAGCCAAAGGTCTCCTTGCTTGCTGGCGAAATTATTGACAGCATGTACATGAGCAAAAAAGCTCTCTGCGAGTTCTATGAAAAAGAAATCGAAGACGCTTATAAGACTGGCATGATGTTGTCCTTACATGTGAAGGCAACCATGATGAAGGTGTCTCACCCTATCGTGTTCGGCCACGCAGTCAAGATTTTCTACAAAGATGCTTTTGAGAAGCATGGCAAGTTGTTTGAAGAGTTAGGTGTTAATCCAAACAACGGAATGAGTAGTTTGTATGAAAAGATCAAAACGTTGCCAGAATCCAAGCGTGAAGAAATTATTCAAGACTTACATGCATGCCATGAGCACCGTCCTGCATTGGCGATGGTGGACTCTGCCAAAGGCATTACCAATCTCCATTCACCAAGCGATGTGATCGTGGATGCGTCGATGCCAGCAATGATTCGTGTTGGCGGCAAGATGTGGGGCGCGGATGGTCGTTTGCATGACACGAAGGCGGTGATTCCAGAAAGTACTTTTGCGCGTATCTATCAAGAAATGATTAACTTCTGTAAAACGCATGGTAATTTTGACCCTACCACCATGGGCACTGTGCCAAACGTCGGCTTGATGGCGCAGCAGGCAGAAGAATATGGCTCACACGATAAGACTTTTGAAATTCCTGAAGCGGGCGTAGCTCGTATTGTTGCCGATGACGGCACGGTATTGCTGGAGCAGAATGTGGAGGAGGGTGATATCTGGCGTATGTGTCAGGTGAAAGATGCCCCGATTCGTGACTGGGTCAAGCTGGCAGTCAATCGTGCACGTTTGTCGAATACCCCAGCAGTATTTTGGTTAGATGAGTATCGCCCACATGAGGCCGAGTTAATCAAGAAGGTGCAGACTTACCTCAAGGATTACGATTTAACAGGTGTAGACATACAGATCATGTCTCAGACTCGCGCGATGCGTTACACCTTAGAGCGCATCATTCGCGGTAAGGATACGATTTCTGTGACAGGTAATATTTTGCGTGACTACCTTACTGACTTGTTCCCGATTATGGAGCTCGGTACTAGTGCCAAGATGTTGTCTATTGTGCCTTTGATGGCAGGTGGCGGCCTTTTTGAAACTGGTGCAGGCGGTTCTGCGCCTAAGCATGTTCAACAATTGGTTGAGGAGAATCATTTACGTTGGGATTCTTTGGGTGAGTTCTTAGCCTTGGCGGTTTCTCTTGAGGATATTGGCGATAAAACCGGTAACCCGAAGGTAAAGATATTGGCGCGTACGCTAGATGAAGCCACTGGCAAACTGTTAGATAACAATAAGTCACCATCCCCACGTACTGGCGAGTTGGATAACCGTGGTAGTCAGTTCTATTTAGCAATGTACTGGGCTCAAGCTTTAGCTGAGCAGACTGAAGATAAAGAATTGCAAGCGCACTTTGCTCCGATTGCAAAAGCCTTGACTGAGAATGAGCAGAAGATTATTGGCGAGCTCAAAGCGGTACAAGGTAAGCCAGCAGATATTGGTGGCTACTTTATGCCCGATCAAGCTAAGTTCAAGGCAGTGATGTGCCCAAGTACTACGCTCAATAACATCTTGAAGGATGCGCAAGTGGCGTAATCTAGCTTAAGGTTTTAACGGAGTGTAGTTACTCTGTGCGGTATTGAAAAAGGCAAACATCTAGTTTGCCTTTTTCTTTTCTCATCTAGTGAGTCGTGAGAGATCGTATGAGGATCTAAGCATTCATGTACTGATCTTCTTGATAGGTACTGACCCACTGAGGTCTATAGACCACCATGATGGCCAGTAGCATTCCTGATAGGGAGCCTTCCATAAAAGAAGAAATGAGAAGACCCATAAACCAACCCAATGGATCTGTAGTACTAAAGGATTTCACATCAAAAGCTTGTTGCAAGATATAAATCAAAATGCCCGTTGCAAACGTGCTGACGAAGGCGGCTATGTAACCATCACCAAGAATAAGAATAAATAAATGTCGTGGCAAATATCGATGAATCAGCTTGATGACACACATCGCAAAAAATGCCGGGATCACGCTCACCAAAATATAATGCCGAGTCGTTTCTACTAGGTCGGTGCTGAAGGTAAATATACCGGTGAGCGCCACCATAAACAGCAGCGTGATCGCACTCCAAAATCCGAATAACGCTACTAATAAAGAGGCTCCAAAGAAATGTAAAGAGATATCAATAAAGTTATTGAGATTGCTATTGGGAAGTTCAGCGCGAATATTCCATGCAATAGCGAGTAATAAGATTGAAACTGCAAAGATGTTTCGCAGACGGGGCTGCAAAAGCACGCCATGGCGACTTTGATAGACGCCCAGCAAAAAGATAGCGCATGCAGTCAGAATCCAAGCCATATTGGCTCCATAAAGGATAAAAACCTATTTAACTCCCCCAAAAGGGTCTCTGGAATCAGCTTTAACCCTATTGAATTAATAGCGTTCCAGCAATAATTCTATAAGAGTAGGAGAATAAGAAAGAATTTTATTGGCTTCTAATCCAAATAAACGAGGTTTTTATGCGCTCCCAAGATCCAAAATTGCTTTCTAGTGAAATTACCCCTAAGGCGGTTTTTGAAAATCGCCGTGAGCTTATTAAATCTGCTGCTGCAGGTGCTTTTGGCTTGGCTCTTGCTCCTTGGTTCTCCAGGGATGCATTAGCCTCTAATCCACAAAAGCTAGCAGCCACTCTCAATCCTAATTTTTCCGTGAAGGATGAGCCAACGAGCTATAAGTACGTCACTACCTACAACAACTTTTATGAGTTTGGAACTGATAAATCAGATCCGGCTGCCTATGCCAAGACTCTACAAACGACACCATGGACTGTGACGATTGAAGGTTTGGTGAAAAAGCCAGTTACCCTGGATATGGATGCCTTACTCAAACTTGCGCCTATGGAAGAGCGCATCTATCGCATGCGGTGTGTTGAGGGCTGGTCGATGGTTATCCCATGGGATGGTTATTCTTTATCAAAGCTACTCAATCACGTTCAGCCCTTAAGTTCAGCAAAGTATGTGGAATTCATTTCATTGGCTGATCGCAAACAAATGCCAGGACTGAGAAGTCAGATTATTGAATGGCCGTATCGCGAGGGGCTGCGCTTAGACGAAGCCATGAATCCATTGACGCTCCTAACTTTTGGTCTCTATGGCGAGGCATTGCCCAAACAAAACGGTGCTCCAGTTCGTATCGTGGTACCTTGGAAGTATGGCTTTAAGAGTGCGAAGTCAATTGTCAAAATCCGGCTAACAGAAGAGATGCCCAAGACCAGTTGGAGTCAATTTGATGCCAGAGAATACGGCTTTTACTCTAACGTCAATCCACTGGTGGATCACCCTCGCTGGAGCCAGGCTACTGAACGTGTGATTGGTGATGCCAAAGGTGCAGGTATATTTGCTCCGAAGGTTAAAACCCAGATGTTTAATGGTTATGCAGATCAAGTGGCCAGCATGTACACCGGCATGGATTTAAAGAAATTCTACTGATCTGGGTACATGCTGATCTCGCTAGTCAAGCCTCTTATCTTTTTAGCAGCACTTTTACCTCTAGGTCGTTTAGTTTGGCTCGGTTTCACTAACGACTTGGGGGCCAACCCCATTGAATTGATTACGCGCTCGACTGGCACCTGGGCGCTGGTTTTTCTTTGTTTGACATTAGCAATGACCCCGCTGCGTTTATTGACCAATCAGGTGATTTGGATTCGGTACCGCAGAATGTTGGGCTTGTTTAGCTTCTTTTATGCCTGTCTGCATTTCAGTATCTGGTTATGGCTTGATCTCGACTGGAATTTACTAGAAATGGGTAAAGATGTGATTAAACGACCATTTATTACCATGGGATTTTTGAGTTTTGTCATGCTGATTCCTTTGGCTCTAAGCTCCAATCATTGGATGCAAAGAAAGTTGGGACGTCGGTGGGCTCAATTGCATCGTATGGTGTATCTCATTGCTATCACTGTGATTTTGCATTATTGGTGGCATAAGGCGGGGAAGAACGATTTGGACGCCGTGAGTATTTATGCACTCATCGTGATAATGCTGTTATCTTGTAGGATCCCTTACGTGCGCAAGCGCCTCTCTCTGAAACTCACTCCATAATTTTTCTATTCATTCATGCCTAGATACTTTGCAAGCCGATTTTTTTTCTTATCTCTTTTAAGTGCAACTACCATTGCCTTTGTGAGCACTCAGGTAAGTGCTCAGGAGTCAGCGGCTATCCCCGTTAAAACGATTCCATCTCTTGATGTTCCTCGCTACCTCGGCACTTGGTATGAAATCGCCAAGTTTCCCAATTGGTTCCAGAAAAAATGTGTCAGCAATACCAAGGCCGTTTATTCCTTGAAAGATGATGGCAAATTGAAGGTATTAAATAGCTGCAAAACAGCTAGTGGAGAGGTAAGTGAGGCTGAGGGAACTGCACGACAAATGGGCGCGTCAGATTCTCCGAAGTTAGAGGTGCGTTTTGCGCCTGACTGGCTATCATTTCTGCCCTTGGTGTGGGGTGACTACTGGGTGATCGATTTGGACTCTCAATATCAAGTCGCTGTGGTGAGTGATCCAAGGCGCGAGTATCTTTGGGTTCTATCTAGATCTCCGCAACTCGATGCAGCAGTGTACGACGCACTATTAAAGCGTTTACAAGATCAGCAGTTTGA is part of the Polynucleobacter sp. es-EL-1 genome and harbors:
- a CDS encoding MFS transporter, with product MTNKHPLLNRNLVLLILCQGLFLTNNVTFIAINGLVGLSLSPQAWMATLPVMGYVLGGAFSTSIVAKTQNAWGRKISFQLGLLVAVLSALLCAYAAISKNFWLLVLGTLIAGYYSANGQLYRFAAAELTIASQRDKAVSWVLAGGILGAVIGPNLASWTQNVFDTAFLGAYLALAIAGFIGIIVMQFIHFPEEFQSQHSLSAGRDLMTILRQPVFMVAIIGASLGYGVMNLLMAATPLAMQICGLPFSDTALVLEWHVIGMFAPGFFTGSLIQRFGTLKIMGVGVVLNLVCIAIALTGVDLHQFLIALFLLGVGWNFLFTGSTSLAMTAYRPEERDKAQAAINFFVFGTMAFTSFGSGALITSQGWTFLNIGSLFPVLITGAALIWLSAQKKSTKA
- a CDS encoding NADP-dependent isocitrate dehydrogenase, with product MASEKSKIIYTLTDEAPLLATCAFLPIIRTFTAPAGVQVVESDISVAARILAEFSDCLTAEQKVPDNLAELGRMTLLPDTNIIKLPNISASVPQLLAAIKELQSKGYKIPDFPEDPQNDAEKAIRSRYSKCLGSAVNPVLREGNSDRRAPNAVKRYARKNPHSMGVWSQASRTHVSHMHGGDFYAGEKSMTMTKACDVKMDLVTKSGKTIVLKPKVSLLAGEIIDSMYMSKKALCEFYEKEIEDAYKTGMMLSLHVKATMMKVSHPIVFGHAVKIFYKDAFEKHGKLFEELGVNPNNGMSSLYEKIKTLPESKREEIIQDLHACHEHRPALAMVDSAKGITNLHSPSDVIVDASMPAMIRVGGKMWGADGRLHDTKAVIPESTFARIYQEMINFCKTHGNFDPTTMGTVPNVGLMAQQAEEYGSHDKTFEIPEAGVARIVADDGTVLLEQNVEEGDIWRMCQVKDAPIRDWVKLAVNRARLSNTPAVFWLDEYRPHEAELIKKVQTYLKDYDLTGVDIQIMSQTRAMRYTLERIIRGKDTISVTGNILRDYLTDLFPIMELGTSAKMLSIVPLMAGGGLFETGAGGSAPKHVQQLVEENHLRWDSLGEFLALAVSLEDIGDKTGNPKVKILARTLDEATGKLLDNNKSPSPRTGELDNRGSQFYLAMYWAQALAEQTEDKELQAHFAPIAKALTENEQKIIGELKAVQGKPADIGGYFMPDQAKFKAVMCPSTTLNNILKDAQVA
- a CDS encoding energy-coupling factor ABC transporter permease; translated protein: MAWILTACAIFLLGVYQSRHGVLLQPRLRNIFAVSILLLAIAWNIRAELPNSNLNNFIDISLHFFGASLLVALFGFWSAITLLFMVALTGIFTFSTDLVETTRHYILVSVIPAFFAMCVIKLIHRYLPRHLFILILGDGYIAAFVSTFATGILIYILQQAFDVKSFSTTDPLGWFMGLLISSFMEGSLSGMLLAIMVVYRPQWVSTYQEDQYMNA
- the msrP gene encoding protein-methionine-sulfoxide reductase catalytic subunit MsrP, whose protein sequence is MRSQDPKLLSSEITPKAVFENRRELIKSAAAGAFGLALAPWFSRDALASNPQKLAATLNPNFSVKDEPTSYKYVTTYNNFYEFGTDKSDPAAYAKTLQTTPWTVTIEGLVKKPVTLDMDALLKLAPMEERIYRMRCVEGWSMVIPWDGYSLSKLLNHVQPLSSAKYVEFISLADRKQMPGLRSQIIEWPYREGLRLDEAMNPLTLLTFGLYGEALPKQNGAPVRIVVPWKYGFKSAKSIVKIRLTEEMPKTSWSQFDAREYGFYSNVNPLVDHPRWSQATERVIGDAKGAGIFAPKVKTQMFNGYADQVASMYTGMDLKKFY
- the msrQ gene encoding protein-methionine-sulfoxide reductase heme-binding subunit MsrQ encodes the protein MLISLVKPLIFLAALLPLGRLVWLGFTNDLGANPIELITRSTGTWALVFLCLTLAMTPLRLLTNQVIWIRYRRMLGLFSFFYACLHFSIWLWLDLDWNLLEMGKDVIKRPFITMGFLSFVMLIPLALSSNHWMQRKLGRRWAQLHRMVYLIAITVILHYWWHKAGKNDLDAVSIYALIVIMLLSCRIPYVRKRLSLKLTP
- a CDS encoding lipocalin family protein, encoding MPRYFASRFFFLSLLSATTIAFVSTQVSAQESAAIPVKTIPSLDVPRYLGTWYEIAKFPNWFQKKCVSNTKAVYSLKDDGKLKVLNSCKTASGEVSEAEGTARQMGASDSPKLEVRFAPDWLSFLPLVWGDYWVIDLDSQYQVAVVSDPRREYLWVLSRSPQLDAAVYDALLKRLQDQQFDIRKLELTQQKM